One stretch of Lachnospiraceae bacterium oral taxon 096 DNA includes these proteins:
- a CDS encoding SIS domain-containing protein produces the protein MDYIAQLIERYPVLASVENEIRTAYQVLERAYTNHKKLLVGGNGGSCADAEHIVGELMKGFVKKREIPKTMQERLLGLDQELGKQLANGLQSSLRAIAITGHAGLSTAFANDVDPEMTYAQQVNGYGDEGDVLLAISTSGNSKNLIYAALTARAKDMPVVLLSGKDGGKLRAIADVSIVVPNQKTYQIQELHLPIYHALCLQLEDKFFK, from the coding sequence ATGGACTATATTGCACAGTTAATAGAGCGCTACCCAGTGCTTGCTTCTGTCGAAAATGAAATTCGCACAGCATATCAAGTGCTGGAAAGGGCATATACAAATCACAAAAAACTTCTTGTGGGTGGCAATGGCGGAAGTTGTGCAGATGCAGAGCATATTGTGGGGGAGTTGATGAAGGGGTTTGTCAAGAAGAGAGAAATTCCAAAGACGATGCAGGAGAGACTTCTTGGATTAGATCAAGAACTTGGCAAACAGCTAGCCAATGGACTTCAATCCTCATTGCGTGCCATTGCAATTACAGGGCATGCGGGACTTTCTACAGCATTTGCCAATGATGTAGATCCAGAAATGACCTATGCACAGCAAGTCAATGGATATGGTGATGAAGGGGATGTCCTACTTGCCATTTCGACATCAGGAAATTCCAAGAATTTGATTTATGCGGCACTGACAGCTAGGGCAAAGGATATGCCTGTGGTTTTGCTCAGTGGAAAAGATGGGGGAAAACTTCGAGCTATTGCCGATGTCAGTATTGTTGTCCCTAATCAAAAGACTTATCAAATTCAGGAACTACATTTGCCAATTTATCATGCACTCTGTTTACAGTTGGAAGATAAATTTTTTAAGTAG
- a CDS encoding glycosyltransferase family 2 protein: protein MKHTFAICAYKASPYLEACIRSLLAQTVPSDIILCTSTPNDYIYQVADKYQIDVYVNEAGGNISADWNFAYEKSMTELVTIAHQDDLYLKDYTQTLLSMYEKYPDMSLFTAASVTLKKGKLISFGSVEIVKKLLRLPLRFRNQADKTGIKMLALRFGNPVICPSCAYNKKLCGENLFISDYSFVLDWEVLIKLAKKPGRFVLVEKPMIMYRVHDGAETKAAIVDHRREKEEAEIFDQLLPKPISAIVKKMYRRSYGAYS from the coding sequence ATGAAACATACATTTGCAATTTGTGCCTACAAGGCATCACCTTACTTAGAAGCATGTATTCGGTCTCTTCTTGCACAGACTGTGCCGTCGGACATTATTCTTTGTACTTCCACACCAAATGATTATATCTATCAAGTGGCCGATAAGTATCAGATTGATGTCTATGTCAATGAGGCGGGTGGAAATATTAGTGCGGATTGGAATTTTGCCTATGAAAAATCGATGACAGAATTGGTGACCATCGCCCATCAAGATGATTTATATTTAAAGGATTACACACAAACTTTATTAAGTATGTATGAGAAATACCCAGATATGAGTCTATTTACAGCGGCCTCTGTGACATTGAAGAAGGGAAAGCTCATTAGTTTTGGCAGTGTAGAAATTGTAAAAAAACTTTTGCGTCTTCCGTTGCGATTTCGCAATCAGGCGGATAAGACAGGGATAAAGATGTTGGCTCTGCGTTTTGGCAATCCTGTAATTTGTCCAAGTTGTGCCTACAATAAGAAACTTTGTGGAGAAAATCTATTTATTTCTGATTATAGTTTTGTGCTCGACTGGGAGGTATTGATTAAATTGGCAAAAAAACCAGGACGCTTTGTGTTAGTAGAAAAGCCAATGATTATGTACCGTGTCCACGATGGGGCAGAGACAAAGGCCGCCATTGTGGATCACCGCAGAGAGAAGGAGGAGGCAGAAATATTTGATCAGCTCCTACCAAAGCCAATTTCTGCCATAGTAAAAAAAATGTATAGGAGATCCTATGGAGCGTATTCATAA
- a CDS encoding glycosyltransferase family 39 protein gives MERIHNQRGWISLLSISAIAFTLVGAYFVFDGNLGFIERLYDQASINMLVELVLLFICLELCLFFLPGSGKIYGVTFVVMVVLWLHQALLPILTAGLYFFGLVVIGEDILLFYRKEEGWKTSSGMLRISHDFLVGSVLYILFICVISLFGIGEYRVIRICTLGIIVVAILFYLLFSNARITPIHFVNVLEDREREFLYRHRFLFYFWIGFILVILLLQAGRMNIALDYDSLHYGLRTKFILNNGRGIYEKLGFANDVYVYPKGQEILLMPLNYDISYGFVLAFSVILCVAVLAMIYDIVKKECGMMAGMLAMTIAASIPGITNMSVSAKTDIATLFVQLIFVSDILEHLKEEKKKMNGRHLIWAGTALLFSLVLKPTSIFFSGTIFLVTIIYLLCTKTFCLKEKTGIWLFGLPTFLAVVLVWLRTFWLTGFPITSIFGSLWEKMGMQVKYPFVTAKLPSSKGAQEGVSATVQYLHRLFGLFIAPMGDDMRHILIAAPTALFGMMVLILLLTLLKKRRTKEEGYLTILFLALLVASLYALKNLYQVDGNYFVLLYAVVIILFVERLFPVLFDGRSIQILNVGLVPAFVFSVILCSITNWAGSFGMTPVTRTSYGFFDHRKQRIEATKKSNDYNIYQLLSTSPRTRMLSIAEQPDGLLFPCSVMSYTDIEGSGGNPGVVSRLKFFKEYLEWAQIDYVYVTDSFLKDHSRASDIVGYMREDGSLKSVIHEGNKTLYQYIPGTIE, from the coding sequence ATGGAGCGTATTCATAATCAAAGAGGGTGGATATCTCTGCTCTCTATTTCTGCAATTGCTTTTACATTGGTGGGGGCATATTTTGTGTTTGATGGAAACTTAGGTTTTATAGAGCGGTTATATGATCAAGCAAGCATAAATATGCTGGTTGAACTTGTGCTGCTCTTTATTTGTTTGGAGCTATGCCTGTTTTTCTTACCAGGGTCAGGAAAAATTTATGGCGTGACATTTGTGGTTATGGTGGTATTGTGGTTACATCAGGCACTTCTTCCAATTCTGACTGCAGGATTATATTTTTTTGGACTGGTGGTTATCGGAGAGGATATTCTTTTATTTTATAGAAAAGAGGAAGGGTGGAAGACCTCGAGTGGGATGCTTCGCATTTCCCATGACTTTTTGGTGGGGAGTGTTTTGTATATTCTCTTTATTTGTGTGATTTCCTTATTTGGAATTGGAGAATATCGAGTGATTCGCATTTGCACTCTTGGAATTATTGTTGTTGCCATTTTATTTTATCTCTTGTTTTCCAATGCCCGCATTACGCCAATTCATTTTGTCAATGTATTAGAAGATAGGGAGAGGGAGTTTTTATATCGTCATCGTTTCCTCTTTTATTTTTGGATTGGCTTTATCTTGGTGATTTTATTATTGCAGGCGGGGAGAATGAATATTGCACTTGATTATGACAGTTTGCACTATGGTCTGCGCACGAAATTTATTTTAAATAATGGGCGTGGCATCTATGAAAAATTGGGGTTTGCCAATGATGTCTATGTCTATCCCAAAGGACAGGAAATCTTGTTGATGCCACTCAATTATGATATTAGTTATGGTTTTGTTCTTGCCTTTTCTGTAATTTTATGTGTGGCCGTTCTTGCAATGATTTATGATATTGTCAAAAAGGAATGTGGAATGATGGCGGGAATGTTGGCCATGACGATTGCGGCAAGTATTCCGGGGATTACCAATATGAGTGTTTCTGCAAAGACAGATATTGCGACATTATTTGTTCAATTGATTTTTGTCAGCGACATTCTTGAGCATTTAAAGGAAGAAAAGAAAAAAATGAATGGACGGCATTTGATTTGGGCAGGAACTGCACTTCTCTTTTCTCTTGTCCTAAAGCCAACAAGTATATTTTTTTCTGGCACAATCTTTTTGGTCACCATCATTTATTTACTCTGTACAAAAACATTTTGTCTAAAGGAAAAAACGGGTATTTGGCTATTTGGGCTTCCTACCTTTTTGGCTGTAGTTTTGGTATGGCTTCGCACATTTTGGCTCACAGGCTTTCCCATTACTTCTATTTTTGGGAGCTTGTGGGAAAAGATGGGAATGCAGGTCAAATATCCATTTGTCACAGCAAAACTTCCATCGAGTAAAGGAGCACAGGAGGGAGTCAGTGCGACAGTACAATATTTGCATCGGCTCTTTGGGCTATTTATCGCTCCGATGGGCGATGATATGCGCCACATTCTCATTGCGGCTCCGACTGCTTTGTTTGGTATGATGGTTTTGATTTTGTTGTTGACTTTGCTGAAAAAAAGAAGAACGAAAGAGGAGGGGTATTTGACCATTCTCTTTTTGGCTCTCCTTGTGGCAAGTTTATATGCACTCAAAAATTTGTATCAGGTGGATGGAAATTACTTTGTTCTACTGTATGCTGTTGTGATTATTCTCTTTGTGGAGCGTCTATTTCCTGTGCTTTTTGATGGAAGATCAATTCAGATATTGAATGTGGGACTTGTTCCAGCATTTGTTTTTTCAGTGATATTGTGCAGTATTACGAATTGGGCTGGAAGTTTTGGAATGACACCAGTGACGAGAACATCTTATGGTTTTTTTGATCACAGAAAGCAAAGAATTGAGGCGACAAAAAAGAGCAATGATTATAACATATATCAATTATTGTCTACATCGCCAAGAACAAGAATGCTTTCGATTGCTGAACAGCCGGATGGTCTTTTGTTTCCTTGCAGTGTGATGAGTTACACAGACATTGAGGGAAGTGGCGGAAATCCAGGTGTAGTGTCAAGATTAAAGTTTTTTAAGGAGTATTTGGAATGGGCACAGATAGACTATGTCTATGTGACCGACAGCTTTTTAAAGGATCATTCAAGGGCTTCCGATATTGTGGGATATATGAGGGAAGATGGAAGTTTAAAGAGTGTTATTCATGAGGGAAATAAAACCTTGTATCAATACATTCCAGGAACAATAGAGTAG
- the rfbF gene encoding glucose-1-phosphate cytidylyltransferase — MKVVILAGGFGTRITEESHLKPKPMIEIGEQPILWHIMKYYSQFGFNDFVICLGYKQYVVKEYFADYFLHTSDITFDLANNKMEVHNNYAEPWKVTLVDTGLHTMTGGRIKRIQNHIKDEPFMLTYGDGLSNVDLKKLLEFHQSHGKIGTLTTVNIGQAKGVLTIDESNTIRSFREKNENDGAIINGGFMVMNPEIFDYIEGDSTVFEKEPLQKLAQDGQLMSFYHDGFWQCMDTQREKMKLEKLWETKKAPWKVWDNA, encoded by the coding sequence ATGAAGGTAGTTATCCTTGCTGGCGGTTTTGGAACAAGAATTACGGAAGAGAGTCATTTGAAACCAAAACCAATGATCGAAATTGGAGAACAGCCAATTTTATGGCATATTATGAAGTACTACTCACAGTTTGGTTTCAATGATTTTGTCATTTGTCTGGGGTACAAGCAATATGTTGTAAAGGAGTATTTTGCAGATTATTTTTTGCACACCTCAGATATTACATTTGATCTTGCCAATAATAAGATGGAAGTTCACAACAACTACGCAGAACCTTGGAAGGTGACCTTGGTGGATACAGGATTACATACAATGACGGGGGGAAGAATTAAGCGAATTCAAAATCACATCAAGGATGAGCCGTTTATGCTCACCTATGGCGATGGACTGAGCAATGTGGATTTAAAAAAGCTTCTTGAATTTCATCAGTCCCATGGCAAGATTGGAACATTGACAACCGTCAATATTGGTCAGGCCAAGGGGGTATTGACCATTGACGAGAGTAATACCATTCGTTCATTTAGAGAAAAGAATGAAAATGATGGAGCCATTATTAATGGTGGCTTTATGGTGATGAATCCTGAAATTTTTGACTATATTGAGGGAGACAGCACTGTGTTTGAGAAAGAACCGCTACAAAAACTTGCACAGGACGGCCAGTTGATGAGCTTTTATCACGATGGCTTCTGGCAATGTATGGATACGCAGCGGGAGAAGATGAAACTAGAGAAACTTTGGGAGACAAAGAAAGCACCGTGGAAGGTATGGGACAATGCTTGA
- the rfbG gene encoding CDP-glucose 4,6-dehydratase: MLDFYRDKRILVTGHTGFKGAWLSKILVKAGAKVVGYALKPPTEPSLFEILNLEKEMVSIEGDVRDLRHLKEVFDKYQPELVIHMAAQPIVRASYEDPVYTYETNVMGTVNLLECVRQTDSVKSVLNVTTDKVYENRELTRGYVEEDFLDGYDPYSNSKSCSELVTHSYIKSFFQDRDIAVSTARAGNVIGGGDFAPDRVIPDCARAALEGREMSIRNPKSIRPYQHVLEPLYVYLTILERQYEDHSLAGYYNVGPDDADCVNTGHLVELFQKYWGEGFFYQNRPDGGPHEAGFLKLNCDKLKRVFGWQPTRGIEDAIEWTVDWFRAYGAGEDMEQITSEQIARWYEK; this comes from the coding sequence ATGCTTGATTTTTATAGAGATAAAAGAATTTTAGTGACAGGGCATACAGGCTTTAAAGGAGCGTGGTTGAGTAAAATTTTAGTTAAAGCAGGAGCTAAGGTTGTAGGCTATGCACTAAAGCCACCGACAGAGCCAAGTTTATTTGAAATTTTAAATTTAGAAAAAGAGATGGTATCAATTGAGGGGGATGTGCGGGACCTTCGCCATTTAAAGGAGGTCTTTGACAAATATCAGCCAGAACTCGTCATTCATATGGCGGCACAGCCTATTGTTCGTGCCTCCTATGAAGATCCAGTTTATACCTATGAGACCAATGTGATGGGAACAGTGAATCTTTTAGAATGTGTCCGACAGACAGATAGTGTCAAGAGTGTTTTAAATGTGACAACCGATAAGGTCTATGAAAATAGGGAGTTGACAAGGGGATATGTCGAGGAAGACTTTTTGGATGGCTATGATCCTTATTCTAATTCAAAGTCCTGCTCAGAGCTGGTGACCCATAGCTATATTAAGAGTTTCTTTCAAGATAGAGACATTGCGGTATCCACAGCAAGAGCGGGAAATGTCATTGGCGGTGGAGATTTTGCACCCGACCGAGTGATTCCTGATTGTGCGAGGGCAGCGTTAGAGGGGCGGGAGATGTCTATTCGAAATCCAAAGTCCATTCGCCCATATCAGCATGTACTTGAGCCACTCTATGTCTACTTGACAATTTTGGAGCGACAATATGAGGACCACAGCCTTGCAGGATATTACAATGTTGGGCCAGATGATGCCGACTGCGTCAATACAGGACATTTGGTTGAACTGTTTCAAAAGTATTGGGGGGAGGGATTCTTTTATCAAAATCGCCCAGATGGTGGTCCACATGAAGCTGGCTTTTTAAAGTTAAATTGTGATAAATTAAAGCGAGTATTCGGATGGCAGCCGACAAGAGGAATTGAAGATGCCATTGAATGGACAGTGGATTGGTTTAGAGCCTATGGAGCTGGAGAAGATATGGAGCAAATCACGAGTGAGCAAATTGCTCGCTGGTATGAAAAATGA
- the rfbH gene encoding lipopolysaccharide biosynthesis protein RfbH yields the protein MFEGMNEAKAREEILAMVKEYCNNYHNQKKTFEEGDRINYASRVYDAKEMENLVDSALDFWLTAGRYADQFEKEFAKYLKVKYVSLVNSGSSANLLAFMALTSPLLKERQIRPGDEVITVACGFPTTVTPVIQYGAVPVFVDVTIPQYNIDIEMLEKAYSQKTKAVMIAHTLGNPFDLEYVKAFCDRHNLWLVEDNCDALGSTYTIDGQTKLTGTIGDIGTSSFYPPHHMTMGEGGAVYTDDPLLHRIVRSFRDWGRDCICASGQDNLCGHRFDKQYGELPLGYDHKYVYSHFGYNLKATEMQAAVGCAQLEKFPSFVERRKHNFARLKNALLPASDFLILPEPAKNSDPSWFGFLITCKEGVDRNRLVQYVEKKGVQTRMLFAGNLTKHPCFDQMRQENRGYRVVGDLAQTDRIMNNTFWVGVYPGMSDEMIDYMAKTIIEGARQ from the coding sequence ATGTTTGAAGGAATGAATGAAGCTAAGGCCAGAGAAGAAATCTTGGCCATGGTGAAGGAATATTGCAATAATTACCACAATCAAAAGAAGACATTTGAGGAGGGAGATCGCATCAACTATGCTTCTCGTGTCTATGATGCCAAGGAGATGGAAAACTTAGTGGATTCTGCCTTGGACTTTTGGTTGACAGCAGGAAGATATGCCGATCAATTTGAAAAGGAGTTTGCAAAGTATTTAAAGGTGAAGTATGTTTCCCTCGTCAATTCGGGTTCAAGTGCCAATCTCTTGGCTTTTATGGCTTTGACCTCTCCATTGCTCAAGGAGCGTCAAATTCGCCCAGGAGATGAAGTAATTACTGTGGCCTGTGGTTTTCCGACGACAGTGACTCCTGTGATTCAATATGGTGCAGTGCCTGTATTTGTGGATGTGACCATTCCGCAGTACAATATTGATATAGAGATGCTGGAAAAGGCGTATTCACAAAAGACAAAAGCAGTAATGATTGCACATACCTTGGGCAATCCATTTGACCTTGAGTATGTCAAGGCATTTTGTGACAGACACAATTTATGGCTTGTAGAAGACAATTGTGATGCACTGGGCAGTACCTATACCATTGATGGCCAGACAAAACTGACAGGAACCATTGGCGATATTGGAACTTCTAGTTTTTATCCACCACATCATATGACGATGGGAGAGGGCGGTGCAGTCTACACAGATGATCCACTGTTACATCGCATTGTGCGTTCTTTTAGAGACTGGGGAAGAGATTGTATCTGTGCATCTGGACAAGACAATTTATGTGGACATCGCTTTGACAAGCAATATGGAGAATTGCCTCTAGGGTATGATCACAAGTATGTCTATTCCCACTTTGGATATAATTTAAAGGCGACAGAAATGCAGGCCGCTGTGGGATGTGCACAGCTTGAGAAGTTTCCAAGCTTTGTTGAGAGAAGAAAACATAATTTTGCTCGTTTAAAGAATGCCCTCTTACCTGCAAGTGATTTTTTGATTTTGCCTGAGCCAGCAAAAAATTCCGATCCAAGTTGGTTTGGATTTTTAATTACTTGTAAAGAAGGTGTGGACAGAAACAGGCTTGTACAGTATGTGGAGAAAAAGGGTGTACAGACAAGAATGCTCTTTGCAGGAAATTTGACGAAGCATCCTTGCTTTGATCAAATGCGACAGGAAAATCGAGGCTATCGTGTAGTTGGAGATCTTGCACAGACAGATCGCATTATGAATAATACTTTCTGGGTGGGGGTTTACCCAGGAATGAGCGATGAGATGATTGACTACATGGCAAAGACCATTATTGAGGGTGCAAGACAATAG
- a CDS encoding LicD family protein, which produces MENQYGLLKLQEANLSILKEIDRVCTKYKISYFLDSGTLLGAIRHGGFIPWDDDVDIAMTRSNYEAFQKVAKRELKDGMALLVPTEFDEGKRFFDFTPRVIYQKSRRRKEDTESAFYGEKLNHLWVDIFILDALPDKRWQAKFVLGAQKLLYLFSMGHRREIVLRKYPIAYRPVIFLFSGVIGKILPMPFIFKLQYHLSLLSNKKKTRRLYYSNYQPDFIDITLQREWVSTLVNIKFEDTELSVPDHYEEILRAVYGDYMKMPPKNQRKPTHGSTEIEIYG; this is translated from the coding sequence ATGGAGAATCAATATGGACTTTTAAAATTACAGGAAGCAAATCTTTCAATTTTAAAGGAGATTGACCGAGTATGTACCAAGTATAAAATTTCATATTTCTTGGATTCGGGCACACTTCTTGGAGCAATACGCCATGGGGGCTTTATTCCCTGGGATGATGATGTAGACATTGCGATGACAAGGAGCAACTACGAGGCCTTTCAAAAGGTGGCAAAGAGAGAACTAAAAGATGGTATGGCGTTGCTTGTACCAACTGAGTTTGATGAAGGGAAAAGGTTTTTCGACTTTACACCGAGAGTAATCTATCAAAAGAGCAGGCGACGCAAAGAAGATACAGAGTCTGCCTTTTACGGGGAAAAACTCAATCATTTGTGGGTGGATATTTTTATTCTCGATGCTCTTCCAGATAAGAGATGGCAAGCTAAATTTGTGTTAGGAGCACAGAAGCTTCTCTACCTTTTTTCTATGGGGCACAGGAGAGAAATTGTATTAAGGAAGTATCCAATTGCATATCGACCAGTGATTTTTTTATTTTCTGGTGTAATTGGAAAAATATTGCCGATGCCATTCATTTTTAAGTTACAGTACCATTTGTCTTTGCTTTCTAATAAAAAGAAGACAAGGCGTCTTTATTACAGTAATTACCAACCTGATTTTATTGATATTACCTTGCAGAGAGAATGGGTGTCGACATTGGTCAATATTAAATTTGAAGATACGGAGCTTTCTGTACCTGATCACTATGAGGAAATATTGAGAGCTGTCTATGGCGACTATATGAAAATGCCGCCAAAAAATCAGAGAAAACCAACTCATGGCAGTACAGAAATAGAAATTTATGGATAA
- a CDS encoding glycosyltransferase family 2 protein, giving the protein MDKKKIISLVVSVYNEEAALERFYAVTKKVLDGLSWDYEILFINDGSVDCSREIIDKIAATDKKVRAIHFSRNFGHEAAMIAGIDYARGDALVCMDADLQHPPSCLPEMVRHFDEGMDVINMVRMSNKSAGKVKNITSSAFYAFINMISDANLVKNASDFFGISNRAANVLRKNYREKIRFLRGYVQNLGFHKMNMEYVAADRVAGESKYSIKKLFRFSMNTIMCFSDFPLRLGIYAGLFAALLGVLMTIYTIVSWKQVGTPSGYATTIVLICFMFAVLFLLVGIIGQYIAILFSELKDRPIYIVEDCINFQDQE; this is encoded by the coding sequence ATGGATAAGAAAAAAATCATTTCCCTCGTTGTTTCAGTTTACAACGAGGAGGCGGCATTGGAAAGATTCTATGCAGTGACGAAGAAAGTATTGGATGGCCTCTCTTGGGATTATGAAATATTGTTTATCAATGATGGCAGTGTCGATTGTAGCAGGGAGATTATTGATAAAATTGCGGCGACGGACAAAAAGGTCAGAGCCATTCATTTTTCAAGAAATTTTGGGCATGAGGCAGCAATGATTGCGGGCATTGACTATGCAAGAGGGGATGCCTTAGTGTGTATGGATGCAGATTTACAGCATCCACCAAGTTGCTTACCAGAGATGGTTCGGCATTTTGATGAGGGCATGGATGTGATCAATATGGTGCGTATGAGCAATAAGTCAGCAGGAAAGGTAAAGAATATCACTTCTTCGGCCTTTTATGCCTTCATTAATATGATTAGTGATGCCAATCTAGTAAAGAATGCATCCGATTTTTTTGGTATTTCAAATCGAGCAGCTAATGTGCTGCGAAAAAATTACCGAGAAAAAATTCGCTTTTTGCGAGGATATGTACAAAATTTGGGATTTCACAAGATGAACATGGAGTATGTGGCGGCCGATCGAGTGGCGGGTGAGAGCAAATATTCGATTAAAAAGCTTTTTCGCTTTTCAATGAATACTATAATGTGCTTTTCAGATTTTCCACTTCGCCTGGGCATTTATGCGGGGCTGTTTGCCGCATTACTTGGCGTATTGATGACCATTTACACTATTGTTTCGTGGAAACAGGTAGGTACACCGAGTGGATATGCAACCACAATTGTGTTAATTTGTTTTATGTTTGCAGTATTATTTTTATTGGTCGGCATTATTGGGCAATATATTGCCATATTATTTAGTGAGTTAAAGGATCGACCAATTTATATTGTAGAAGATTGTATCAATTTTCAAGATCAAGAATAA
- a CDS encoding helix-turn-helix transcriptional regulator, producing the protein MKTFEAIAIRISNLSIERDITLYELSKVSGVAQTTIKDIVYGRSKNPGIKNIERIANGFGMSVRDFFDDDLFISK; encoded by the coding sequence ATGAAAACATTTGAGGCAATCGCAATCAGAATTTCTAATTTGAGCATAGAGCGTGATATCACGCTCTATGAACTATCTAAAGTCAGTGGCGTGGCTCAGACCACGATCAAGGACATTGTCTATGGGAGATCAAAAAATCCTGGTATCAAGAACATCGAAAGAATTGCCAATGGATTTGGAATGAGTGTGCGTGATTTTTTTGATGATGATCTTTTTATTTCCAAGTAA
- a CDS encoding MBL fold metallo-hydrolase, translating to MKLKKLLAVALTVVAVSALSFPVFAQGYVAAGPGAGRFGGDEMMMLSNQTDSQMMSYVITTRKGDLIVIDGGVPGDAPHLRDVINKKGGHVKAWFISHPHSDHVGALTQMLEEGLNGITIDAVYYNYTDISFYKKNEAYRADMVQRSANALTKLDPSALRMTHKGQEIDIDDIKVKVLNDPYLFENNAINNSSVAYRFQMGLKRVLFLGDMGPEAGEKLLSDVGAGELKADYVQMAHHGEYGVNKDVYQAIAPSVALWNAPEWLYDDNNGGGVGSGPWGTLETRQWMKDLGVKENFVIKDGDQIIK from the coding sequence ATGAAATTAAAGAAGTTATTGGCAGTGGCATTGACTGTAGTGGCTGTGAGCGCATTATCATTCCCAGTGTTTGCACAGGGTTATGTCGCAGCAGGTCCAGGGGCAGGAAGATTTGGTGGCGATGAGATGATGATGTTGTCCAATCAAACCGATAGTCAGATGATGAGTTATGTGATTACCACAAGAAAGGGCGATCTCATTGTCATTGATGGTGGGGTTCCAGGTGATGCACCCCATCTTCGAGATGTCATCAATAAAAAGGGTGGACATGTCAAGGCTTGGTTTATTAGCCATCCCCACAGTGACCATGTTGGAGCTTTGACACAAATGCTTGAAGAGGGACTCAATGGCATTACCATTGATGCCGTCTACTACAATTATACAGACATTAGTTTCTACAAGAAGAATGAGGCATACCGTGCGGATATGGTACAAAGGTCAGCGAATGCATTGACCAAACTTGACCCATCAGCTCTTCGAATGACACATAAAGGTCAAGAAATTGATATTGATGATATTAAAGTCAAGGTATTAAATGACCCATATTTATTTGAAAATAATGCCATCAATAATTCTTCTGTGGCCTATCGCTTCCAGATGGGATTAAAGCGAGTGCTCTTCCTTGGCGATATGGGACCAGAGGCAGGTGAAAAGTTATTGAGCGATGTCGGGGCAGGAGAGTTAAAGGCCGACTATGTGCAAATGGCTCATCATGGCGAATATGGTGTCAATAAGGATGTCTATCAGGCGATTGCACCAAGTGTTGCCCTTTGGAACGCACCAGAATGGCTCTATGATGACAATAATGGTGGCGGAGTTGGAAGTGGTCCTTGGGGAACATTGGAGACCCGTCAGTGGATGAAGGACTTGGGGGTAAAGGAGAACTTTGTCATTAAGGATGGAGATCAAATTATTAAATAA
- a CDS encoding putative ABC transporter permease, translated as MLISWYVCLFILYSFLGWIYETLFCIITSRHWSNRGFLYGPICPIYGAGVVLLTLLVRFAHHRGMTLSAVSIFMVSVIGSALLEYVTSYVLEEVFHATWWDYSHLPLNFNGRISLFTSLGFGVGGIFVYYFLIPFAEHILNALHPLGVEGMSLVFVGIFSADLTLTITALVDFNEKLMYVEDSFNKNMELIIENAIRSMNHLRRGSLARIRLFRYRNKTISDNIRNILERVKRN; from the coding sequence ATGTTAATCAGTTGGTATGTATGTCTGTTTATACTCTATAGTTTTTTGGGATGGATTTATGAGACATTGTTTTGCATTATCACAAGTCGACACTGGTCCAATCGAGGCTTTTTGTATGGACCGATTTGTCCGATTTATGGAGCAGGTGTTGTGCTGTTGACTTTGTTGGTTCGCTTTGCACATCACCGAGGGATGACATTGAGTGCAGTCAGCATTTTTATGGTTTCTGTGATTGGAAGTGCTCTATTGGAGTATGTAACAAGCTATGTGCTGGAAGAGGTCTTTCATGCGACATGGTGGGATTACAGTCATCTTCCACTCAATTTCAATGGAAGGATTAGTCTATTTACTAGTCTTGGCTTTGGAGTTGGGGGAATTTTCGTTTATTATTTCTTAATACCATTTGCGGAACACATACTCAATGCCCTTCATCCACTGGGGGTGGAGGGGATGTCCCTAGTGTTTGTGGGAATTTTTTCAGCTGATTTGACATTGACGATTACTGCACTGGTTGACTTTAATGAAAAACTGATGTATGTGGAAGATAGTTTCAATAAGAATATGGAATTGATTATAGAAAATGCAATCAGGAGTATGAATCATCTGAGAAGAGGTTCATTGGCTAGAATACGCTTGTTTCGGTATCGGAATAAAACCATATCCGATAATATTCGAAATATTTTGGAGCGTGTAAAGCGAAATTGA